The Bradyrhizobium oligotrophicum S58 genome contains the following window.
CCGCCAGAGGGCACCGGCCGCCCGGCATCGGGGCTGCGCTCCGTCAGCTTGATGATGTCCTCGATGACATTTCGATAGGCCGAAGTATCTGCGCCCGCAGCCGGCAGCACCAGTACGGAGAGAATGAGACCGCGCGCCGACGGGATCTCCTCGAACCGGCAGGACAGTCCGGACAGATCAGGCTGCGCGCCGGACGGCGCCGGGGAAATGGCGAACTCGCCGCGCTTCATCGCCGCCTCGGCCCAGCCCAGGCCGCCGCCTGAAAACATCGCGTAGGACAAATTGGGCGACGGACCGTAGCGCGCGACGCGCACGTCGAGCCCCTGCGCACGGATCGCGCTGACCGGCACGAGCGCGATCCGCATCGAGAGGCCGAGATCCTCGCTCACCCACGTGGCGGTGGCCGCAAGGGCCTCGCGCGCGGCCGCCGCGTCATCGGGCCCGACGGCAAAGCTCGCGCCGTCGCCGCCGAACACGAACGGGAATTCACGCCCCTCCAGCGCATTGGTGACGGCGGCGATGATGGCCGCCCCGGCCATGTTGACCGCCTTGTAGCGCCTGTCGGCGATCGCCTTCGTGGACTCGACGATGTCGGCGACGCCGACCATCCAATCGTCCGGAACCGGCTTGTAGAGCTGTGGCTCCATCAGGCGCGCAAAGCCGCGAAACACCGGGATCGCGGCATAGTAGTCCACGGCGCTGGTGTTCGACATCGCGAGGTCATCCGTCCGGAATGCGCCTTCAATGGCGAGCTACGATCGTCCCTGTCAAGCGGGTTCAGACGGAATTTCCCCCCCTGCGGCCGCAATCGCCCGTGTTATCGAACCGTTCGCATGGCGGTGCTAGGCTCATGGCATGAGCACCGAAGCCCCACTTGTCCCGCAACTCGTCGCCCACGCGATGCAGATCGCGGACCGCATCAATACCGCCGGTTTCGAAGGCCAGGTGCTGTCGGCGACACCGCTTGCGGTCCGCATCGGCGAGACCGGGATCGCGGTGGTCTTCCGCTATGGCGTCGTCGTCTTCATCGGCCTGTCGGTCGCCGAGGAGATCAACTTCCTCGACCGGCTGAGCGCGCGGCTGTTCGGCCCGATCGCGCCCCACGAAGAAGAGACGGCCAAGGTCCAGGTGGCGCGCGAATCCGAGGAGCCGATCCCGGTCGGCGGTCCGATCCTGGTGAAAGAGCTGTCGCTGGAGCGATTGCTGATCGTCGCCGATGCGCTCGCCAAGAGCGTCGTGCTCGGCCGCAGCGAGCGCGAGATCGCCAATGTGTTCGACACGATCGAGCCGTTCGCGCGCGAGCTCGCGTCGTTGGGACGGACATCCAAGAGCCGCGTCGCGATGCTCAAGCTTCTCGGCGAGGCGCTGCTGGTGCAGCACCGCGTCTCCGGCCGCGTGGCGGTCGGCGAGAAGCCCGACGTGTTGTGGGACCGGCCCGATCTCGAACGTCTCTATGCAAGGCTCGAAGACGAGTATGAGTTGAGGGAGCGTGAGGAAACGCTCAACCGCAAGCTCGCCGTGATCGCCGAGACGGCGACGACTCTCGCCGACATCATCGACACCAAGCGCTCGCTGCGCCTCGAGATCATCGTCGTCATCCTGATCGCGTGCGAGATCGTGCTCGGCTTCTATGAGATCTTTGCCCGCGGCGGACATTGATCCGGCCGGCTGCCACGGACATGTCATAGATCCCTGGTTGTATTTCCTGATCGGCTCCCTATCATCCGAGGGAGCCCGTCCACGATCGGGAAGAGCCCCATGAGACGTCCTGCTGCATGCGCCACCGTCCGCACCTGGCAGGTGGCCGGTGCCGCAATCTCGTTCACATTGGTCGCGGCGCTTCCGGCCGCGCCGGCGCGGGCCGCCGCCGATCCCGTCACGGCCTGCACTGCCCTCGACATCTGCTATTGCGTCCATCAGGAGTTCAAGGAGACAATCGGCGCGAACGTCGCGCGGGTGCGCAAGCTGATCGCCGATCAGCGCGCCCAGGGCAAGGCGATCGGCTATCTCAGCGTGCCGCTGTCGGCGGCCGGCGGCGGTGCGTTCGTCGTGAACACGGCGATCGCTGCCCGGATCGCGGAGCGCGTGACCGAGCGCTTCGGTCCTCGGTCCGTGTTCGTGCTGAATCCCGGCGCCGAGGGTGGCGACGGCATGCAGGGCGCCAGCGGCGCCGACTACATGTACATGTGGACGCAGATTCTCGAAGGCGAGAACGGCCTCGGCGAGGCCTTCGACTTCGTCTACTTCTCCGGACCCAGCGACTTCGCGAAGTATTTCGAGCTCACCGGGACCCACGATTTCGAGCGGCTCGAAGCCTGGTTCGACGACAAGATCGCACCGGATCCGAAGTACAAGGAGGCGATCGCCAATGGCAGCCTGACGCGCGCCGGCTTCCGCAACTACTACGGCCTGCGGGCCTCAGTCGCATTCAGCTATGGTTCACACGACGAGTGGAACATTGCGCGCATGATCAACGATCGGCGCCGGGGTGCGACGGATTATGGCATCGCCAACCAGCTTGCGGTGGTCTTCGATGGCCAGCCGGTGTCCCCTGGGGGTTATGAGACGCCGACCGCCGCGGGCGATGTCGGCCGTTGCGTCAAATAGACAGGGACGCGACGTCCCGCCTCGCACCTCACTCCAGCGCGCTGACGTTCCAGGTCGCGTGACGGACGCCGGGCAGCTTCGCGAGCTCCGCCGTGACCCGGTCGAGCTCTGCCGTGTCGGCCGCAAGCGGCACCAGCGTAGCGGTGATCTCCGCGAGGTCGTCGGAGCGGTAGGCCACCTCGGTCTCGCGCACGGGATATTTGGCGGCATCGAGCCGCTCATCCAGGGCCTCGCGCAATTCGGCGGCATGCAGGACATCGGTGGTCACGACGATCTCGTAGTTGGCCTCGGAGGTCGCGGCATTGAGCGGAATGCGGTCGATCGCATTGACCAGCGGCCGCAGCAGCGTGTTGCCGGCCAGCACGAACACGGTCAGCGCGACCGATTGCGCGATCAGGTCGGCACCGGCACAGGCGCCCACCGCGGCCGAAGCCCACAACGTCGCCGCCGTGTTGAGACCGCGGACGTTCATGCCCTCCTTCATGATCGTGCCGGCGCCGAGAAAGCCGATGCCCGAGACCACATAGGCGATGATCCGCACCGCACCGTCGGCGCCGGTGAGCCGGTTGCCGATATCGACGAAGGCGGCCGCGCCGACCGCGACCAGGACGTTGGTGCGCAGGCCGGCGCTGCGCTGCCGGTATTGCCGCTCGGCACCGATCAGCGTGCCGAGCACGAAGGCAGTGAACAGGCTGACCAGCGTATCGAGGAAATCGTAGAGCTGAAAGGTGTGCAGGAATCGCATGGGTAACCGCTTGTCTATGGATCACGCGGATGGCCGTCGGGCGACGGCCACGCGGAGGGCGGCCGGACCGCCGCGAGAACGCCGCTTTCTTAGGACGTCCTTGATCGAAATCAAATCCTATTCCCTCCAGCATATTTTAGGTTGATATGATCAACAGGCAGATGACGCCGACGATGACGCCATTGTCCGACACGCGAAAGGATCACAGCCCCGCCGTCAGGCTGGGGCATGACGCGGTGAGCGCGGTGAAGCTGTCGCAGGAGCTCACCGCCGACATCGATGCCTGGGCCGAGACGCACCAGATCACGCGCTCCGATGCCATCAGCCAGTTGCTCACGATCGGCCTGCATGCATCGCGCCCGGCGGCATCCCTCCAGCCCCAGCTGAAGGATCCGATCACGATCGAGCAGAATGCGATCCGCCAGATCGACCAGATGCTCGATCCGGCGCTGCCGGCGGACGAGCGGGAGCGGCGGATTCGCCGGCTGATCGATGGGCCGGCGGAATTTGCCGGCGAGCGGATCGATCTGCCGAAACCTTACGGCTGAGTTACGCGGCCGAGCGTGCCGCCACGGCCTCGTAGATGTCGTCCTCCTGCGCGGTGTGCATGCGCACCAGCGTCTCGATCGCCTCGATCACGCGCTGGGCATCGCGGATCAGATAGCGGTCGACATGCTCGGACGGCAGATCCTCGGTGAGGCGGCCGAGCAACCGCGCCAGATGCAGGATCTCGCGATGCGCCCGGCTCATCGCCGACAGGCCATGGCTGTCCTGCAGTAGCCGCGCGAGTCTGGGATACACCGAGCCTTCGTCGTCACGCTCATGGGCGACGACCTGGTCCTGGACGACGGCGTTGGCCTGTCCGATCAGGATGATGGCCTGTTCGGGCTCCGCCTCGTCGAGCGCATCGACGATCGCGCGCAGGCGATCGAGCCCGCGCAACAACGCCTGATGATCATGCCGCAGCCCGCTTCCGTCTTCCGCGGTGATCCGGCCGGCCTTGCCGCGGCCGGCGGGCAGCAGCGCCCGTAGCGCGTTGAGGATGACGGCGACGTCGATGGCCTCCTGGACCAAAGCGGCAGGCACCGGCTGCAGCACTCCAAAGGCCGCCGCGCCCATCGCGATGAACGACAGCGCCATGCCGGCAATGATGCTCTCGAGCGCAATGCGCCGGGCGCGCTGCGCGATCACGATCGCCTCGCCGACGCGGTCGAGCCGGTCGGCGAGAATGACGACATCGGCCGCTTCCGACGAGGCGCTGGCGCCGCGGGCGCCGAGCGCGATGCCGACATCGGCCGAAGCCAGCGCCGGGGCATCGTTGATGCCGTCGCCGACCATGATGGTCGGATGCAGCCGCTGCTCGCTCTTGACCGCGTCGACCTTGTCGGAGGGAACGCGGTCGGCGAGCACCGCGTCGAGGTCCAGCGCGGCGCCGATCGCCTGGGCGGCGGCGGCGCGGTCCCCGGTCACCATCACCATGCGCGCG
Protein-coding sequences here:
- a CDS encoding DUF3095 domain-containing protein, yielding MSNTSAVDYYAAIPVFRGFARLMEPQLYKPVPDDWMVGVADIVESTKAIADRRYKAVNMAGAAIIAAVTNALEGREFPFVFGGDGASFAVGPDDAAAAREALAATATWVSEDLGLSMRIALVPVSAIRAQGLDVRVARYGPSPNLSYAMFSGGGLGWAEAAMKRGEFAISPAPSGAQPDLSGLSCRFEEIPSARGLILSVLVLPAAGADTSAYRNVIEDIIKLTERSPDAGRPVPSGGPALRWPPQGFAYEVRAARGPRVARWARVLGRTLFVYAVMRFGISMGGFIPDLYKQQLVENSDFRKYDDALRMILDCTEELALELERRLGAAASHGLVRYGLHRQDAAMMTCFTPSAIRPDHVHFIDGAQGGYASAATALKSTVA
- a CDS encoding RMD1 family protein produces the protein MSTEAPLVPQLVAHAMQIADRINTAGFEGQVLSATPLAVRIGETGIAVVFRYGVVVFIGLSVAEEINFLDRLSARLFGPIAPHEEETAKVQVARESEEPIPVGGPILVKELSLERLLIVADALAKSVVLGRSEREIANVFDTIEPFARELASLGRTSKSRVAMLKLLGEALLVQHRVSGRVAVGEKPDVLWDRPDLERLYARLEDEYELREREETLNRKLAVIAETATTLADIIDTKRSLRLEIIVVILIACEIVLGFYEIFARGGH
- a CDS encoding MgtC/SapB family protein codes for the protein MRFLHTFQLYDFLDTLVSLFTAFVLGTLIGAERQYRQRSAGLRTNVLVAVGAAAFVDIGNRLTGADGAVRIIAYVVSGIGFLGAGTIMKEGMNVRGLNTAATLWASAAVGACAGADLIAQSVALTVFVLAGNTLLRPLVNAIDRIPLNAATSEANYEIVVTTDVLHAAELREALDERLDAAKYPVRETEVAYRSDDLAEITATLVPLAADTAELDRVTAELAKLPGVRHATWNVSALE